One genomic window of Acidobacteriota bacterium includes the following:
- a CDS encoding SDR family NAD(P)-dependent oxidoreductase: MEMQGKVVVVTGASMGIGEAIAKVFAEQGASVVLLARDASRAEAARSRIGNLDRTIALACDVRHREEIDRALGLTLHHFQRIDVWINNAGVGMRDTVADMDMAACRELFDTNFFGTIASMQAVVPAMRASGGGAIINISSVAGHIPLASSAIYSASKFAMNAIGKAARLELQRDNIHVLTVCPGYVATGFSQNMIARRQGNTRPQGVTGISSERVARAVYNGYRKQKREVIVPWTMHPAVKLYQIFPGVVEWGMMKMLKRAQSEKSD, encoded by the coding sequence GGGAAGCGATCGCCAAGGTGTTTGCGGAACAGGGAGCGAGTGTCGTATTGCTGGCGCGCGACGCCAGTCGCGCCGAAGCGGCTCGCAGCCGGATCGGAAACCTCGACCGGACCATCGCACTGGCCTGCGACGTGCGGCATCGGGAAGAAATCGATCGCGCGCTTGGCCTGACGTTACATCACTTCCAACGTATCGATGTCTGGATCAACAACGCCGGCGTCGGCATGCGCGATACCGTCGCAGACATGGACATGGCAGCGTGCCGCGAACTCTTCGATACGAATTTCTTCGGTACCATCGCGAGCATGCAGGCCGTGGTTCCAGCGATGCGAGCGAGCGGTGGTGGAGCCATCATCAACATTTCCAGCGTCGCGGGCCACATCCCATTGGCGTCGAGCGCGATCTATTCGGCCAGCAAATTCGCCATGAATGCAATTGGCAAGGCCGCGCGGTTAGAACTGCAGCGCGACAACATCCACGTGCTGACCGTGTGCCCAGGATATGTCGCGACCGGTTTCAGCCAGAACATGATTGCGCGCCGGCAAGGCAATACGCGTCCCCAGGGTGTAACCGGGATCTCGTCAGAACGAGTGGCACGCGCGGTCTACAACGGATATCGCAAGCAGAAACGTGAAGTCATCGTCCCCTGGACCATGCATCCGGCGGTGAAGCTCTATCAAATATTTCCCGGCGTAGTCGAGTGGGGAATGATGAAGATGCTGAAACGGGCACAATCTGAAAAATCAGACTGA